In Streptomyces nojiriensis, one genomic interval encodes:
- a CDS encoding winged helix-turn-helix transcriptional regulator: MAQRTHLGDADCAIAQALDVVGDWWTLLIVRDAARGLHRFDELQRELGVSRKVLAERLKLLVDAGVLSREPYQERPVRHEYRLTPRGRGLLPVLVALQDWGDTWVLGEGEMTATTDKASREAERVHALRGTRVPPLLLPDRFGELSDPVADTPFTVLYCFPGAYARAESYPPGWAGIPGARGCTFESCTYRDQLAEFTAAGATVHGVSTQRPDEQGEFAEQERLRFPLLSDADLALTAALRLPTFRAAGTSRIKRLTLVIDRDRTVREVIYPIQDIEASVRTALAAVRSAG; encoded by the coding sequence ATGGCCCAGCGCACACACCTCGGCGACGCGGACTGCGCCATCGCCCAGGCCCTCGATGTGGTGGGCGACTGGTGGACGCTGTTGATCGTGCGCGACGCCGCGCGCGGTCTGCACCGCTTCGACGAGCTCCAGCGCGAGTTGGGGGTGTCCCGCAAGGTGCTGGCGGAGCGGCTGAAGCTGCTCGTCGACGCCGGGGTGCTGTCGCGCGAGCCGTACCAGGAGCGCCCGGTGCGGCACGAGTACCGGCTGACCCCGCGCGGGCGGGGGCTGCTGCCGGTCCTGGTGGCCCTCCAGGACTGGGGAGACACCTGGGTCCTGGGAGAGGGAGAGATGACGGCGACGACCGACAAGGCCTCGCGCGAGGCGGAACGGGTGCACGCGCTGCGCGGCACGCGGGTGCCGCCGCTGCTGCTGCCGGACCGTTTCGGCGAGCTGAGCGACCCGGTGGCAGACACCCCGTTCACGGTCCTGTACTGCTTCCCGGGCGCGTACGCGCGCGCCGAGTCCTACCCGCCCGGCTGGGCCGGGATCCCGGGCGCCCGGGGCTGCACGTTCGAGTCGTGCACCTACCGCGACCAGCTCGCGGAGTTCACCGCGGCCGGCGCCACCGTGCACGGGGTGTCGACCCAGCGTCCGGACGAGCAGGGGGAGTTCGCGGAGCAGGAACGACTGCGGTTCCCGCTCCTGTCGGACGCGGATCTGGCGCTGACGGCCGCGCTGCGCCTGCCGACGTTCCGCGCGGCGGGCACGAGCCGGATCAAGCGGCTGACGCTCGTCATCGACCGCGACCGCACGGTCCGCGAGGTGATCTACCCGATCCAGGACATCGAGGCGAGCGTGCGGACGGCTCTCGCGGCGGTGCGCTCCGCGGGCTGA